GGTCGTATAGACCTTAAGCCTGCCCTGTACCAGGAAAAACAAATGGTCAATCTCGTCACCGCTCGAGCACACCCGATCTCCATGCATAAGCTCATACAGCTTCATATCGTTAATACTTACGGTGTTCAGCAGTATATCCAGCTCATACATTTGGATAAACTTCATTAGCAAATCTTCATTATACAAAAGTTTCAAAATCAAGAAGCTCCTTTCTTCAATATATGCAGCCTAACGATCACCCTACTTTGCTGGTTGGTCATGGCAGGGCAAACGCCCTTTCTTCGGCTAGAAGCCCAGGTACAAGGTACTTATGAACTCGTTCTCCCGTACATTATGCTAAAAATAAAATCGGGACGCATGAGTTGAACAGTACCCAAAGAGGTGAGAGATATGCCTATCAAGAACGGTAAACAGTACATTGAACGAATCGATCGCCAAAACATTAACTTATGGTATAAAGGTGAACGAGTTACGGGGCCATTATCTAAGCATCCCATTTTTAGTGGACTCATTCAGACGCAGGCCAAGTTGTATGACATGCAGTGTGATGACAAATATAAAGATCAAATGACTTATTTATCTCCAGACACAGGTGAGCCCGTGGGTCTATCGTATCTACCACCAAGCAGCTTGGAAGATTTACAGAAGCGAAGAAAGATGATAGAGCTATGGTCAAGAGAGCATCACGGTTTTCTTGGAAGATCACCCGATTACATGAATACGGCGATGATGTCCTTCTATACCGCCGCGTATACGCTGGAGGAGCATAACCCCGCATTCGCTCAAAACTTAAGAGATTACTATGCCTATTGCAGAGATCATGATATCACCCTATCCCATGCCTTTATTCAGCCTCCTGCTAGCAAATGGTCCGGTCAAATCGATCCTTTTGAGGATTCCATCGCTGCAAAAGTGGAGGAAATCACCGAGGAAGGATACATCGTCAGCGGAGCCTTCATGATGGCAACGCAAGGAGCAACCTGTGATGAGATGATTGTCTTCCCTACCCCTTCTCTCACACCTGATGAAGAAGTGAACCCCTATGCTTTTGCTTTTGCCGTTCCAAATGATCTTGAGGGAATGACCTTTATTTGCCGTGAAAGTCATGCATCAGAATCATCCTACGATCATCCCCTGAGCTCAAGATTTGAGGAGATGGACACCCTTGTTATTTTTGACAAGGTACTGGTACCTCATAACCGCATGTTCTATTATGGGGATGAGACTATGGGCTTCAAGCTCTTTCAAGAGGGACATTTTCATACCCATATCGGACATCAAATTATATCACGTTATATTGCCAAAACTGAATTTCTTCTCGGTTTATTTGAAGCATTGGCAGATGAACAAAATGTCGGGCTGGAGTCTCTTTCTATTGCCAATGTTGCAAAAATCATGACTATGCTGGAAAACTTTAAAGCGCTCAGACTCGCTTCTGAGACTTCTGCTGAGCTGGATGAACAAGGTATTCTGATCCCTTCAAGCAGTCCACTTCTCGCTGCAAGCATTCAGTTTCCGCCATTTTATCTTGAAGTAATCAATATGCTCCAATTGCTTGGATCCAGCGGCATCATCATGACACCTATGAATAATGATATTTCGTCTGAACTAAGTCCATATGTAAATCAATATTTAAAAGGCCTCACAACGGAGGCCAAGGATCGAATTGCTATATTCAGATTGGTATGGGAGCTGACTGCCGGACCCTTTGGAGGAAGACAAAGCCAATTTGAACGCTTCTTCTTCGGTAGCGCCCAAACGGTTCATATTCGGATGTACAACAGCTATGATAATCACGAAGATTATCGTCAGCTGGTGCAAAGCTTTCTAGCCCAGCAAGATAAATGATCTCTGAGCTGTTAGTTGACTTTGCTTGGAGCGTCGTATAGCGGGATATCCGACGCTCCAACTGTATCCAGGCATAGAGGGGTAACGAGCTTAACATAATCCAAGGCCTCATCATATCTGTGCTCATCTGGTATTAGAGTTATCTTACGCCGGTCCAGCAAACAATTGACTTCGATTCGTTCCGGAATACATCCAAAAGCATGGTAGCAGAATACAATCATCATGTTCTGGTATGCCCGAATGACCTCTTCATTATAATTGACGATATACTTTTGGATATATAACCCTTTGTGTACCATATGATCAGGCTGCCATGCCACCTGAAAAATAACAGACAGGTCCATATGTAAGTCTGATACATAAGCTTTGTGCTCTTCATACAGCAGGACAGGCTGTAACAGCTCGGTATGCTGTGTCAGCAACCGGATAAGCTCATCGGTTACTCCCCATTTCACATTCCAAAAGTGATCACTGGATTCAAAGCCTGTAGCGTGTTTAGGCCATCTTTTCTCTAACAAATACTGAATCGGTACTTCTCTGCGAACCTCCGGAGTCAGGGTGTAGTAATCGTTTATCGTATGACTGACAGCATACTGAACTCGATGTCTCCATTCCAGTCCCTGCTGCTTGCCCTTGGCTAAATTTCTTAGTCGGTTAAGGGACCTTTCAGACCAGAGCATTTCCTCCAGCTTATAATCCGTTAATATCCTCTTATGTGGTATCGCTTCAGAAGGTCTCTCCATTGATATCTCTCTCCTTCTCGCTTAAGCTCTTCTCCCATGTATGTCTCTGTCTAGGATACTTGTGCTAAAATTCCAGCAAAACGCTCACCCAGTGCTCTACAGTCCTTCTTCTCCTCGTCCAGCGGACTGTACTCTATTTTTAGTGAAGGCTCAGTGACAATGGCACCGCGCTCCTTCAGCTTGGCTTCAGCCGTATCTACAGCGCCGCAGAACAAGTCATATGACGTATCTCCACTTCCAAACAAGGCAACTTTATATCCACTTAGATCCACCTCATCCAGCTCATCATAAAAATCTAGGAACTCATCCGGCAGATCCCCGTCTCCCCAGGTGTACAGACCGATCATTGTGCCATCATACTTCAGCATTTCGTCAGCATTACAATTCTCCGCTGATTTCAGCACAGCTGTATGACCGGCATTCTGTACCCCTTCAGCAATAAGCTCGGCGATTTCTTCTGTATTCCCTGTTAAGCTTGCATATACGATTAAGATGTTTGCCATCGTTAATTATCCCTCATTTACTTTTGGTATGAAATCATCATATTTGATAATGATTCTCATTGTCAACAGTAAATGAACGACAGCCCGATCTGCTATCTTGCGACAATTAAATGACAATTGCAATTAACCCTGAATTTTCGACACAAAAATGAGCCGCCTTCTCTGAAGAGAAAACAGCTCAGCCTCTATTTACTATATTTTATATGAATCCAGCCTGGTCACAGCATTATACGCGTTCAGCGGTCATTTTTTGTTCTTTCGTCAGCAAAGGCTCAAATTCGTACACCCATGTTCCATTCTCTGCAACCTTGATCTTGACCAGCCCTTTTTTGCGCAAGCTGGCTATAATTTGTTCTGCTTCCTTACTGTGAAGGTCAGTGTAGAGCGATATTTCAGGTATCGTTAAGAGATACTCATGCTTCATGGCGAGTTTCATAAGCTCCTTCTCTAGGGTAAGCTCCCGTCTCTTCTTCATCGAAGAGAGCTCATACAGGCCGTAAGCCAGCGGTGCAGCACCGAATAGCACAAATCCAAGATCAAATCCGGATTGCATCGCAACAAATGAGTATGTATACAACACGATGGAGAATAAACCAAGGGCGACAAGAGTTACTGCGATCCAAGTTCTGCTATTGCTCATCATCAAACCTCCCTTCTTTTACTTTACCCCAAAATAGACGATTAGGCACATTTCCAATGAATTCAAATCCGCATGGATTCCAAGCTTAAGCTAATATAACGCAAAAAACGGGGAATACTGGCATGAAAACACGTAATTGTTGTACAATAGAACCTAATTGTAATTATAGCAATTCGTAAATATAAGATGAACTTGAAGGATGGATTATTACATGTACGCATCACAGCAATGGAAAGACTATGAACTTATAGATACAGGCGGCGGCGAGAAGCTCGAACGCTGGGGAGATATTATTCTCCGCAGACCTGATCCGCAGATTATTTGGCCGCTAGAGAAGGAAACTGGGGACTGGAGAAACGTCCATGGCCACTATCATCGCAGCTCCTCCGGCGGAGGCAATTGGGATATGAAAAAACCAATCCCTGAGCGCTGGACGATCTCATATGATGAGCTCAAATTCTACATTAAGCCAACCAATTTCAAGCATACAGGCTTATTCCCTGAACAAGCAGCGAACTGGAGCTGGATGATCGACAAGATTCAGAATGCCGGAAGGCCGATCTCAGTTCTGAATTTGTTCGCTTACACCGGTGGTGCCACTGTAGCTAGCGCCTACGCAGGTGCCAGCGTTGTACACGTTGATGCAGCAAAGGGTATGGTTCAATGGGCTAAAGAGAATGTACAGCTCTCAGGACTTGGCGACCGTCCTGTCCGTTATATAACAGACGATGTATTCAAATTCGTTCAACGCGAGCATCGCCGCGGTAATCGCTATGACGCAATTATTATGGATCCTCCATCGTATGGACGTGGACCGAACGGTGAGACGTGGAAGCTGGAGCAGAACCTTTATCCATTCCTAGAGTCATGTACAGGAATTCTGACAGATAACCCGCTGTTTGTTCTCATCAACTCCTATACAACAGGAATCTCACCTACCGTGCTGTCCAATATGTTAACGATGACGATGCAAAATAAATACGGCGGCAAAATTTCGTCTGGTGAGATCGGGCTCCCGATTACAGCATCCAATATGATGCTGCCTTGTGGAATCCTGGGTCGCTGGGAGTCTTAATCCGATGAGTGATTTACAGCCGCTATCTATATTATACGAGGACAACCACCTGCTTGGTGTCGAAAAAATGATCAATGTGCCAACACAGGCCGATGCATCTGGCGATATGGACATGCTGTCCATCCTCAAAGAGGATATCAAAGTTCGATTCTCTAAGCCGGGGAATGTATATCTCGGCCTCGTTCACCGTCTGGATCGCCCCGTCGGAGGAGCTATGATCTTTGCCAAAACTTCAAAAGCGGCTTCCAGGCTATCAGATGCGGTCAGAACCCGAAAGTTTGAGAAGACTTATATGGCTGTTGTTCATGGGACTCCTCCTGCCAAACAAGGCAGACTTACGCACACACTGCTGAAGAACGAGAAGACAAACATCGTATCTGTTGTGCCGGAAGGCACACCTGGCGGCAAAAATGCCATATTGGATTATTACGTGCTGGGACAGACAGACAAGCTGTCACTCGTTCAGGTCGTGCTGCATACAGGGAGATCCCACCAGATTCGAGTTCAATGTTTGGCTATGGGATGTCCTTTATATGGGGACCAAAAGTATGGAGTGGAATTAAACAAGCCAGGACAGCAGCTTGCGTTATGGTCCGTGTCCGTCGGTTTCCCTCATCCCGTGACGAAGGAACATGTGCAGTTGATATCCATTCCGCCCCGTGATTTTCCATGGAGTGAATGGCCTGAACCGTTGTATAAAAGTGCAGCGAATCAGCCTTTCGTATAAAAACGAATATATGTAAAAATCCCGATCTGCATCTTACGCAGATCGGGATTTTTATATTATTTGAATCCATGATTTAAGAAATGGATGTATCTAATTACTTGTTATCGCTAGTGCTGACTTCTGCCACTTTCATGGCTACGCCTTTTGCATCCTTCGGTACGGATCGCTTAATAAAGAAGGCGAGAACCAGTGCAACAACGGTAACCCCAGTAGCAATAATAAACGAGAAGTTAATACCGTTGATTTGCGCATCATTTGCTAATTGAAGCATTGCAGCTTGATCCTGTGGATTAATATCTGCCATATGCGTATCCACATAATGAGTCGTACGGTTACTGAATATGGTGATAAAAATAGCTGTTCCGATGGCTCCGAATACGGTACGCAGTGTGTTTAGCATAACCGTTCCGTGAGCATTCAGATTTTGAGGTATATCATTCAAGGCAGCGGTTTGAACCGGCATCATGAGAAGTGACATACCGAACATCCGAAGCGTATACACGATAATCAGCTGTGTATATGATGTATCCATCGTTAACGTGCTGAATTCCCATGTTGTAATAATCGTAATGACTAGACCGATAATACTCAGCCATTTTGCTCCAAATTTATCAAACAAGGAACCGGTGATCGGGGACATGATACCCATAACGATTGCACCTGGAAGCATCAGCAGCCCGGAATCAAGAGCACTGATTCCACGAATCGTTTGCAAATAAATGGGCAGGAGAATCATACCTGAGAACATGGCCATCGTTACGACGATCAGAACCGCTGTGTTCAGCGTGTACATAGAATTCTTGAACACTCTGAACTCGAGCAGTGGATCATCCATCTTGAATTGACGAAGGACAAACACCAATAAGGAGATCGCACCCACAACCAAGCAAGTGATAACGATCGGATCGTTCCAGCCGTTAGAGCCGGCATCACTGAAGCCATACAACAGTCCGCCAAAACCGATTGTTGATAAAATAACCGAAGTAATATCAAGCGTCGGATTGGATACTTCTGTAACATTTTTTACAAACTTCATTCCCACAAGCACGGCGATTACAGCAATTGGGAGAATAATGTAGAATAGCAATTTCCAGCTGTCAAAGGTTTGAACAACCCATCCAGATAATGTAGGGCCGATCGCTGGAGCCAGGATCATGGCAAGACCAATCATCCCCATCGCACGTCCACGCTGTTCAATTGGGAATATATTAAGGATAACAACGGATAACAACGGCATGATAACACCTGCACCTGCTGCCTGAACAATGCGC
This sequence is a window from Paenibacillus urinalis. Protein-coding genes within it:
- a CDS encoding 4-hydroxyphenylacetate 3-hydroxylase family protein, translating into MPIKNGKQYIERIDRQNINLWYKGERVTGPLSKHPIFSGLIQTQAKLYDMQCDDKYKDQMTYLSPDTGEPVGLSYLPPSSLEDLQKRRKMIELWSREHHGFLGRSPDYMNTAMMSFYTAAYTLEEHNPAFAQNLRDYYAYCRDHDITLSHAFIQPPASKWSGQIDPFEDSIAAKVEEITEEGYIVSGAFMMATQGATCDEMIVFPTPSLTPDEEVNPYAFAFAVPNDLEGMTFICRESHASESSYDHPLSSRFEEMDTLVIFDKVLVPHNRMFYYGDETMGFKLFQEGHFHTHIGHQIISRYIAKTEFLLGLFEALADEQNVGLESLSIANVAKIMTMLENFKALRLASETSAELDEQGILIPSSSPLLAASIQFPPFYLEVINMLQLLGSSGIIMTPMNNDISSELSPYVNQYLKGLTTEAKDRIAIFRLVWELTAGPFGGRQSQFERFFFGSAQTVHIRMYNSYDNHEDYRQLVQSFLAQQDK
- a CDS encoding flavodoxin; translation: MANILIVYASLTGNTEEIAELIAEGVQNAGHTAVLKSAENCNADEMLKYDGTMIGLYTWGDGDLPDEFLDFYDELDEVDLSGYKVALFGSGDTSYDLFCGAVDTAEAKLKERGAIVTEPSLKIEYSPLDEEKKDCRALGERFAGILAQVS
- a CDS encoding class I SAM-dependent methyltransferase; the protein is MYASQQWKDYELIDTGGGEKLERWGDIILRRPDPQIIWPLEKETGDWRNVHGHYHRSSSGGGNWDMKKPIPERWTISYDELKFYIKPTNFKHTGLFPEQAANWSWMIDKIQNAGRPISVLNLFAYTGGATVASAYAGASVVHVDAAKGMVQWAKENVQLSGLGDRPVRYITDDVFKFVQREHRRGNRYDAIIMDPPSYGRGPNGETWKLEQNLYPFLESCTGILTDNPLFVLINSYTTGISPTVLSNMLTMTMQNKYGGKISSGEIGLPITASNMMLPCGILGRWES
- a CDS encoding RluA family pseudouridine synthase, which gives rise to MSDLQPLSILYEDNHLLGVEKMINVPTQADASGDMDMLSILKEDIKVRFSKPGNVYLGLVHRLDRPVGGAMIFAKTSKAASRLSDAVRTRKFEKTYMAVVHGTPPAKQGRLTHTLLKNEKTNIVSVVPEGTPGGKNAILDYYVLGQTDKLSLVQVVLHTGRSHQIRVQCLAMGCPLYGDQKYGVELNKPGQQLALWSVSVGFPHPVTKEHVQLISIPPRDFPWSEWPEPLYKSAANQPFV
- a CDS encoding DHA2 family efflux MFS transporter permease subunit, which codes for MSSIAANQSGKTIEFKKGPILFAMLLGAFVAFLNQTLLNVALPKIMEDLSVGATTVQWLSTGFMLVNGVLIPITAYLMAKFTTRQIFITGMTLFTIGTLLCALSPTFAILMTGRIVQAAGAGVIMPLLSVVILNIFPIEQRGRAMGMIGLAMILAPAIGPTLSGWVVQTFDSWKLLFYIILPIAVIAVLVGMKFVKNVTEVSNPTLDITSVILSTIGFGGLLYGFSDAGSNGWNDPIVITCLVVGAISLLVFVLRQFKMDDPLLEFRVFKNSMYTLNTAVLIVVTMAMFSGMILLPIYLQTIRGISALDSGLLMLPGAIVMGIMSPITGSLFDKFGAKWLSIIGLVITIITTWEFSTLTMDTSYTQLIIVYTLRMFGMSLLMMPVQTAALNDIPQNLNAHGTVMLNTLRTVFGAIGTAIFITIFSNRTTHYVDTHMADINPQDQAAMLQLANDAQINGINFSFIIATGVTVVALVLAFFIKRSVPKDAKGVAMKVAEVSTSDNK